The nucleotide sequence GTGGCCATTACCGCAGTCAGCTGAAGTTCAGCTTTGAAGCGCTTGATACTGCTCGTAAGGCTCGTAGAAATGTAGTGGATCGTATAAAGGGTCTGCTGAAGGACGGTGCCAAGGTAGTATCCCTGAAGCGTGAAAAAGCTCTGCAATACAAAGAGACCTTCCTTGAGCATTTGCAGCATGACTTGGGAAGTCCCAGAGGACTTGCTGACCTTTGGGGGGTGCTGAAGGATGAGGAGTTGGACGGAGATGAGAAGTACTCCCTCATCATGTTCTTTGATCAGGTGTTCGGTCTTGATCTCGCATCTGTTGAGCCGCCGAAAGAAGAATCGTTTCCTCCCGAGGCAATAGCACTGCTCGAGAAGAGACTGCAAGCGAAAAAGGATAAGAACTGGTCGCTTGCTGATGCTCTACGCTTCGAGCTGGATGCAATGGGCTACCTTGTCAAAGACACCCCAACGGGAAGTTCTTTGGAAAAAAAGATGTAACTTGGTTACTGGTGAGTTGTTAACGTTATGGAAATACAAAGCAACGATGAGCGAGCCTTTCGGCAAGTGTATGAGCAGGTATTCCCGATATTGATGCGTGTGGTTTATCACGTAACCAATAATCAGGACCTTGCAGAGGAGATTTGTCAGGAAGCTTTCATCCGGTTCTTTGACAAAGGCATGGAGTTCGCTACCCTTAATGATGCCAAGTATTGGCTCATCAGGGTTTCGAAGAATCTTGCCATCAACCAAGTGAAGCGGAAAGCCCGCGAGATGAACATGGTGGATAAATTGAAAAAGTATCCATCCACAGGGGCAAACCATTCCGATGGATCTCAGGTATTGATGGAAAAGGAGACCAGGAAACTTGTACAGGAAGCAATTGATCAGCTGCCCGAAAAGTTCCGCCTAGTCATTGTGATGAAAGAGTACACCGATATGGACTACAAGCAGATCGCACAGGTGTTGCATATTTCCGAAAGTAACGTGAAGGTACGAGTCTATCGGGCAAGGAAGATGCTCGAGTCGATTCTCAGCCAGGAGTGATGTGAATGTGTGTCGATGACGAATTGTTGAATACCTATTTGGATGGCGAATTACAGGAGCCTTGGAGGACCCAGGTCCAGGAACACCTAGGCTATTGCAATGCGTGTCGTCAGAGACTTGAACAGCTTCGCGCCCTTCACCAGAAAGTTGCAGATGCTGTTCTACCTGATTCAGAGATTTCTGCTCGTCAGGATCGTGTACTCCAATATTTTGAGAAGACACGTTTTTCTTCATCAAACAAGAAAATGCATATTTTTCGAAAGAGAATCCAAGTCAGGCTTGTGCCTGCCTTGATTACCTCTGCGGCAGCCTTTGTCGTGGTATTTATCGGGGCCTTCGTGCTCTTTGGGAACAGCTCCCAGCAGGGACAGGAAATCCTTCCTGGGGTTGCCTCCCAAATTGACAGTGCCCATATTCGGCAAGTGACTGAAGTACAGCAGCCTTCCCTTGATATGTTCAGTTTGGAACAGATTGTCCAGCATCTTGATGCAATGGGGTATGCAGTGAAGCTGGAAGTGAAGGCGGTCACTCCCCTCGAATAGCATTCTGTTTTTCTTCTCATGCCGAAGGCTCTGCATTCACTTGTAGAGCCTTTCCTATTTTGGTACTATGGGGAGACTCTTTTTCCCTGTAGGAGGCATAATGTGAAGGCTGTTGAGTTACCGAAGGCCTATGATCCAAAACAATTCGAGGATCGAATTTACCAGCAATGGCTGGAAGAAGGGAAGTTCAAACCCGCTGAGGGTAAGGAACCTCCATTTACTATCGTCATGCCTCCTCCCAATGTTACCGGGATACTGCACATGGGACATGCCCTGAACAACTCCTTGCAGGATATCCTGACCCGTTACTACCGGATGAGTGGGAGAACGACCCTCTGGCTTCCCGGTACTGACCATGCAGGTATCGCCACACAGCATGTGGTTGAACGTCAGCTTGCAAAAGAAGGGTTGCGACGCCAGGACCTGGGACGCGACAAGTTCCTCGAGAGGACATGGCAGGTAAAAGAAAAGCATCATGACATCATCGCAGACCAGCTGAAGAAGATTGGTTGCAGCTGTGATTGGGAGCATGAACGATTCACGATGGATGAAGGTTTGAGCCAGGCTGTACGGGAGAGCTTTGTCACTCTCTATGAGCGTGGGCTGATCTACAAAGGTGAGTACTTGGTCAACTACTGCCCCAAGTGTGGTACAGCCCTTGCCGATGATGAGGTTGAGTACCAGGAACTTGGCGGCTTCCTCTAC is from uncultured Sphaerochaeta sp. and encodes:
- a CDS encoding zf-HC2 domain-containing protein, with the translated sequence MCVDDELLNTYLDGELQEPWRTQVQEHLGYCNACRQRLEQLRALHQKVADAVLPDSEISARQDRVLQYFEKTRFSSSNKKMHIFRKRIQVRLVPALITSAAAFVVVFIGAFVLFGNSSQQGQEILPGVASQIDSAHIRQVTEVQQPSLDMFSLEQIVQHLDAMGYAVKLEVKAVTPLE
- a CDS encoding RNA polymerase sigma factor, with the protein product MEIQSNDERAFRQVYEQVFPILMRVVYHVTNNQDLAEEICQEAFIRFFDKGMEFATLNDAKYWLIRVSKNLAINQVKRKAREMNMVDKLKKYPSTGANHSDGSQVLMEKETRKLVQEAIDQLPEKFRLVIVMKEYTDMDYKQIAQVLHISESNVKVRVYRARKMLESILSQE